Proteins encoded by one window of Crassostrea angulata isolate pt1a10 chromosome 9, ASM2561291v2, whole genome shotgun sequence:
- the LOC128162077 gene encoding uncharacterized protein LOC128162077 isoform X2, whose product MAEEREMKMPLLENKKSEVGLRSYGGIGVQDIQNVDPSSGDDVISNVGTKDLDIQNVDQSSDKVDTIEVLFACAALIASITFSVFATAKMNFEEKENVALTIPMLLHIAGIISVFSLMVVRAKNEWNKDCIAGQEKTFLRIKLMSLFIFGVCYLLHCGLYVWKYFVTSQNKSLGLANYFISLLHILFIIIYFAWFRERNDKIKCSETCLSVVLILFNTCTWLDALSTDFLFNIQLNSTLPIQNATSRVIDSLEKIDPLLSSAIIGFSLLTTSLLCRRTADILPYSYLQLKNLSSTDDPAKDNVCTKLCKKYTQTGFLLMSFGLFAFTFTELSIGESSADLVPYITAQFTVKLIILIQVFVICVCFFCKLKRICSSCEACRKPINIHKRLCNVWVVILIMTFFVIVYTTYYVAFVSET is encoded by the exons GCGACGATGTGATATCTAATGTGGGAACTAAGGATCTAGATATCCAAAATGTTGACCAATcgtcag ataaagTGGACACGATTGAGG tccTGTTTGCATGTGCAGCATTGATAG CGTCCATTACATTTTCGGTGTTTGCTACAGCAAAGATGAATTTCGAAGAAAAGGAAAATGTTGCGCTAACTATTCCAATGTTACTGCATATCGCCGGAATTATATCTGTTTTCAGCCTCATGGTTGTTCGTGCGAAAAATGAATGGAATAAAGATTGCATTGCTGGCCAAGAAAAGACTTTCTTAAGGATCAAACTTAtgtcattgtttatttttggaGTATGCTATTTATTACATTGTGGATTATACGTTTGGAAATATTTTGTGACTAGTCAAAACAAAAGCCTGGGTTTAgccaattattttatatctttacTCCATATACTTTTTATCATCATCTATTTTGCTTGGTTTCGCGAAAGAAATGACAAAATCAAATGTTCCGAAACATGTTTATCGGTAGTGCTTATTTTGTTTAACACATGTACCTGGCTCGATGCACTTTCGACagattttcttttcaatatacAATTAAATAGTACTTTACCAATACAAAATGCAACAAGTAGAGTAATTGATTCTTTAGAGAAAATCGACCCTTTACTTTCGTCTGCTATTATAGGATTCTCCTTACTGACAACCAGTTTGCTTTGTCGAAGAACAGCTGATATCCTTCCATATTCATACTTGCAATTAAAGAATCTAAGCTCAACCGATGATCCTGCTAAAGATAACGTATGTACGAAActatgtaaaaaatacactcaAACAGGATTTCTGTTGATGTCTTTTGGGTTATTTGCTTTTACTTTTACTGAACTTTCGATAGGCGAATCATCTGCAGATTTAGTACCATATATCACAGCGCaatttactgtaaaattaataattttgatacAAGTTTTTGTGATCTGTGTTTGCTTTTTTTGTAAACTAAAAAGGATATGTTCTTCGTGTGAAGCTTGTAGAAAACCGATAAATATACACAAACGTCTTTGTAATGTTTGGGTAGTCATATTGATTATGACATTTTTTGTAATAGTTTATACCACGTATTATGTTGCATTTGTATCCGAGACTTAA
- the LOC128162077 gene encoding uncharacterized protein LOC128162077 isoform X1 — MAEEREMKMPLLENKKSEVGLRSYGGIGVQDIQNVDPSSGDDVISNVGTKDLDIQNVDQSSDKVDTIEGSTQLVVFGVVVLAIVVSIMAIHWAKLLYEDCYSDKLIYWLLVIVSAVGIISVSILIILRFKKCAKSIHTSSGITFLKIKLVFMYIFGVGYLFHCGLYAWKHTFENKCPGNNDIGLAYNILSIIYTFHLFVHFALFYERKNDNTFCENFASLFIMVTNACIWLDAIFSESGKVFNDDSMNDTDSTKITNMTNSSNRAEDAIKITDSFLSPALIEFSLISIDLLFTMGKHQQSDENKILKIKKKICQVHLESFFQIIFSLVALTLFAFTLVVVLTDDESTDLPDYPDDFEIYVYYQFGMKCIMLLLIMICVFVEFPGFTFHFNVSTFVLLIACFGNVVYHILYCFALESKNNKPYNCPLIFSLIESIIGILLALLQTVFIIGLHMPKDNKKLSGESRCQKCTYWLHKNVVYYACCLLGILNLGLWVSDSIGELRLPVFSITIYKAFRVKVWSVINKIILPLTIFFRFHTAFDFLEYYWKHVTMINNRQDNA; from the exons GCGACGATGTGATATCTAATGTGGGAACTAAGGATCTAGATATCCAAAATGTTGACCAATcgtcag ataaagTGGACACGATTGAGG GATCAACACAATTGGTTGTGTTTGGCGTAGTTGTACTCGCCATAGTGGTATCAATAATGGCGATCCATTGGGCAAAGTTGCTTTACGAGGACTGCTATTCTGATAAATTAATCTATTGGCTTTTGGTTATAGTTAGTGCTGTTGGAATTATTTCCGTTTCTATCCTTATAATTTTACGTTTCAAGAAATGTGCTAAATCAATTCACACATCATCAGgaattacttttctgaaaataaaacttgtttttatgtatatatttggAGTAggctatttatttcattgtggATTGTATGCATGGAAACACACTTTTGAAAACAAATGTCCTGGAAACAATGACATCGGTTTAGCGTACAATATACTAAGTATCATTTACACATTTCATCTGTTTGTTCATTTCGCCTtgttttatgaaagaaaaaatgacaatacgttttgtgaaaattttgcGTCACTCTTTATTATGGTAACAAATGCATGTATTTGGCTAGATGCAATTTTCTCAGAATCGGGAAAAGTTTTCAATGATGATAGTATGAACGATACTGATTCGACAAAAATAACTAATATGACGAATTCTTCAAACAGAGCGGAGGATGCTATTAAAATCACCGATTCGTTTTTGTCTCCTGCTTTGAttgaattttcgttgatttcaaTTGACCTGCTGTTTACAATGGGAAAGCATCAACAATcagatgaaaacaaaatattaaaaattaaaaagaaaatctgTCAAGTTCATTTGGAAAGCTtctttcaaataattttctctCTGGTTGCTTTAACTTTGTTTGCTTTCACCTTAGTAGTGGTGCTAACTGATGACGAATCCACAGATTTACCCGATTATCCGGATGATTTTGAGATTTATGTTTATTATCAATTTGGAATGAAATGCATAATGcttttattaataatgatatgtGTTTTTGTCGAATTTCCAGGTTTTACTTTCCATTTTAACGTTTCgacatttgttttattgattgCCTGTTTTGGCAACGTTGTTTATCACATTTTGTACTGTTTTGCTTTAGAATCAAAGAATAACAAACCCTATAATTGTCCGCTAATCTTTTCTTTGATAGAGAGCATCATTGGTATTCTATTAGCACTATTGCAAACAGTATTTATAATAGGACTACATATGCCAAAGGATAATAAAAAGCTTTCTGGTGAATCAAGATGTCAAAAGTGTACATATTGGTTACACAAAAATGTTGTGTATTACGCATGTTGCCTGTTAGGGATACTTAATTTAGGGTTATGGGTCAGTGACAGCATTGGGGAATTGAGACTCCCTGTATTTAGCATCACAATTTACAAGGCGTTTAGAGTAAAAGTTTGGTCTgtcattaacaaaattattcttcctTTAACAATCTTTTTTCGTTTTCATACtgcttttgattttttagaatATTACTGGAAGCATGTTACAATGATTAACAATAGGCAAGATAATGCTTAA